One window of Papaver somniferum cultivar HN1 chromosome 9, ASM357369v1, whole genome shotgun sequence genomic DNA carries:
- the LOC113314060 gene encoding ATP synthase subunit epsilon, mitochondrial-like — MASPAAASGLAVPFWRSAGMTYITYSNICARLVRNCLKEPHRSEALAREKVHFTVSKWGEGKPNKPTLRSDGAEA, encoded by the exons ATGGCGTCTCCAGCAGCAGCATCAGGATTAGCAGTACCATTCTGGAGATCAGCAGGGATGACCTACATAACATATTCAAACATCTGTGCTCGCCTTGTTCGTAATTGTCTTAAAGAACCTCACAGATCTGAAGCCTTAGCCCGTGAGAAAGTTCATTTCACCGTTTCCAAATGGGGTGAaggaaaaccaaataaaccaa CATTGCGTTCGGATGGAGCTGAAGCTTGA
- the LOC113313698 gene encoding protein FAR1-RELATED SEQUENCE 4-like, whose amino-acid sequence MPKIGMEFDTVEEIYECYRRYAKRMGFSCKKRSSKKDNGQLRHVTFTCIREGKNKRVTDASVVLNHNFYLIKTGCKAKLTARLEPDDKWRISVLVLEHNHQNIPIEARYWRYNKVINNPVKRKHLWNDKKGTRMHELYHTIAVEDIPEIVSEQSPQGTFSLNRCDIGEAQFYKFDNDKSHEKFHPGQVWASYCKLDDMPKYYVEISRVELFPDLNCTRNGLNHVLHQGK is encoded by the coding sequence ATGCCCAAAATTGGGATGGAATTCGATACAGTAGAAGAAATTTATGAATGTTATCGACGTTATGCTAAACGGATGGGATTTTCATGTAAAAAACGGTCATCAAAGAAGGATAACGGGCAATTAAGACATGTAACTTTTACTTGTATTCGAGAAGGTAAGAATAAAAGAGTTACAGATGCTTCAGTAGTTCTCAATCATAACTTTTACTTGATCAAAACTGGGTGCAAGGCTAAACTGACAGCGCGATTGGAACCTGATGATAAATGGCGGATTAGTGTGCTTGTTCTTGAGCATAACCATCAGAATATCCCTATTGAAGCTCGCTATTGGAGATACAACAAAGTAATTAATAACCCTGTGAAAAGGAAACATTTATGGAATGACAAAAAAGGAACAAGAATGCACGAGCTCTACCATACAATAGCAGTGGAGGACATTCCTGAAATTGTTTCTGAGCAAAGCCCCCAGGGAACGTTCAGTCTGAATCGTTGTGATATTGGAGAGGCACAGTTTTACAAGTTCGATAATGACAAATCTCATGAGAAGTTCCATCCTGGTCAGGTATGGGCAAGTTATTGCAAATTAGATGACATGCCAAAGTATTATGTTGAGATAAGCAGAGTTGAACTGTTCCCAGATTTAAACTGTACGCGAAATGGCTTGAACCATGTGCTCCACCAAGGGAAGTGA